In a single window of the Terrirubrum flagellatum genome:
- a CDS encoding carboxymuconolactone decarboxylase family protein — MPLKPDEDTLSALFERGLALRREVLGADYVDKSMASANDFMMAFQHVTTEWCWGYAWNRTGLDRKTRSLLNLAMLTALNRAAEIKLHVRGAINNGVTVDEIKEALLHATIYCGIPAGLDAFKAANEVLLQMGAVETTPAGDARK, encoded by the coding sequence ATGCCCTTGAAGCCCGATGAGGACACCCTGTCCGCCCTGTTTGAGCGCGGATTGGCTCTGCGACGAGAGGTTCTCGGCGCGGACTATGTCGACAAATCGATGGCTTCCGCCAACGACTTCATGATGGCGTTCCAGCACGTCACGACGGAATGGTGCTGGGGTTACGCCTGGAACAGAACGGGCCTCGACCGCAAAACGCGCAGTTTGCTCAATCTCGCGATGCTCACTGCTCTCAACCGCGCCGCGGAAATCAAGCTCCATGTTCGGGGCGCGATCAACAATGGCGTGACAGTGGACGAGATCAAGGAAGCACTGCTTCACGCCACAATCTATTGCGGCATTCCTGCCGGGCTCGACGCCTTCAAAGCCGCAAACGAAGTCCTGCTGCAAATGGGAGCGGTCGAAACTACACCTGCCGGAGACGCCAGAAAATGA
- a CDS encoding amino acid ABC transporter ATP-binding protein, which produces MAKVQKWFGGFQALKNIDLRVRAGERIVICGPSGSGKSTLIRCINSLEPYQEGQLVVDGFDLGAGQKSIDAVRAEVGMVFQQFNLFPHLTILENCILAPMKVRRASRRDAGETAMTFLNRVRIPDQAGKYPAQLSGGQQQRVAIARALCMTPKIMLFDEPTSALDPEMVKEVLDTMIGLAHDGMTMLCVTHEMGFARQVADRVIFMDRGEIVEEAPPEAFFSNPANERTRSFLSQILH; this is translated from the coding sequence ATGGCGAAGGTGCAGAAGTGGTTCGGTGGTTTCCAAGCGCTCAAGAACATTGATCTTCGTGTCCGTGCAGGCGAGCGGATTGTAATTTGCGGTCCGTCTGGCTCAGGAAAGTCGACGCTTATTCGCTGCATCAATAGTCTCGAGCCCTATCAAGAGGGCCAACTGGTTGTCGATGGCTTCGATCTGGGCGCAGGGCAGAAGAGCATTGATGCTGTGCGCGCCGAAGTCGGGATGGTGTTTCAGCAATTCAACCTGTTCCCACATCTAACGATCCTTGAGAATTGCATCCTCGCGCCGATGAAGGTTCGCCGGGCGAGCCGTCGCGACGCGGGAGAGACGGCGATGACGTTTCTCAATCGCGTGCGCATACCCGACCAAGCAGGCAAGTATCCCGCGCAGCTTTCTGGCGGCCAGCAGCAGCGTGTCGCGATTGCTCGCGCGCTCTGCATGACGCCCAAGATTATGCTGTTTGACGAACCGACATCGGCGCTTGATCCCGAAATGGTCAAAGAAGTGCTCGATACCATGATTGGGCTCGCGCATGACGGCATGACAATGCTCTGCGTTACGCACGAGATGGGCTTCGCGCGGCAAGTCGCGGACCGGGTGATCTTCATGGATCGCGGCGAAATCGTTGAAGAAGCGCCGCCGGAGGCCTTCTTCAGCAACCCCGCGAACGAACGTACACGCAGTTTTCTCAGCCAGATCCTGCATTAG
- a CDS encoding aldo/keto reductase: MQYRNLGKTGLKVSRIALGCMSYADPSKGSHNWVLNEDQSAPFFRRAIEAGINFFDTANAYSEGASEEVLGRAIRKYTTRESAVIATKVFNPMRSDPNGRGLSRKAIFHEIDASLRRLGTDYIDLYQIHRWDYATPIEETLEALHDVVPAGKARYIGASSMFAWQFMKALSLQRMYGWAQFVSMQDHLNLLYREEEREMLPLCREEGIGVIPWSPLARGRLTRPWQSDTPTAREKGDEIGRGFYDRSEAADRRVVERLCALAQTREQPPGRVALAWLLHKPGITAPIVGATKLGQLEDAIQATELDLSAAEIAALEEPYGPHAISGHD; encoded by the coding sequence ATGCAGTACCGCAACCTAGGCAAAACCGGCCTCAAAGTCTCCCGTATCGCGCTTGGCTGCATGAGTTACGCGGACCCGTCGAAGGGTAGCCACAACTGGGTTTTAAACGAGGATCAAAGCGCGCCGTTCTTCCGCCGGGCCATCGAGGCCGGCATCAACTTCTTTGACACCGCTAACGCCTATTCCGAGGGTGCAAGCGAAGAGGTATTGGGCCGCGCGATACGTAAGTATACGACCCGGGAAAGCGCCGTCATCGCGACAAAAGTCTTCAATCCGATGCGAAGCGATCCAAACGGCCGGGGACTTTCGCGCAAAGCGATCTTCCACGAGATCGATGCGAGCCTGCGCCGGCTCGGGACGGACTATATCGATCTGTATCAAATTCACCGCTGGGATTACGCAACGCCGATCGAAGAGACCCTCGAAGCGCTGCATGACGTCGTGCCCGCGGGAAAGGCGAGGTACATTGGAGCTTCGTCGATGTTCGCTTGGCAGTTCATGAAGGCGCTGAGCCTCCAACGTATGTATGGCTGGGCGCAATTCGTGTCGATGCAGGATCACCTCAACCTTCTCTACCGTGAGGAAGAGCGTGAAATGCTTCCCTTGTGCCGGGAAGAGGGAATTGGCGTCATTCCGTGGTCGCCGCTGGCACGCGGGCGTCTTACCCGTCCATGGCAAAGCGATACCCCGACAGCCCGCGAAAAGGGGGATGAAATCGGCAGGGGCTTTTACGATCGGAGCGAGGCCGCGGACCGCCGCGTCGTTGAACGGCTTTGCGCGCTCGCCCAGACCCGCGAGCAGCCGCCAGGCCGGGTGGCGCTTGCTTGGCTACTTCACAAGCCCGGCATCACCGCCCCGATTGTCGGGGCAACCAAGCTTGGTCAGCTTGAGGATGCCATCCAAGCGACCGAGCTCGACCTCTCTGCGGCCGAAATCGCTGCGCTCGAAGAGCCCTATGGGCCGCATGCGATTTCCGGGCATGATTGA
- a CDS encoding ABC transporter substrate-binding protein, whose protein sequence is MWRINRRLLAASLLAPSSALHSPAIAQAQSATDPIKIGVMAKFAQINGAAILNGARLAVDEINAAGGVKGRKIELISYDDQGSASDAILAFQRAVRQDRVHAMVGTFLSEIAIAMTPWAARLKVPYIVTGAGADQVGQLVHDNYPAYKYVFRTILPASSTAQGVCDSVRDLAVRQLGYKTAVLLTEDAAWTRSYDEFLKTCLPAAGLKFVDAIKVATDTTDFTPIFQKIEAAKADVIVTGLGIVGNKPVVQWNNQQVPMPLMGYNAQAGASAFWNETSGATNGLVTFTAASESAPLTPKTVPFARNYLARFNGTPAAHSYATYDAIYLLKDAIERSGSSDADAIATALEAADYVGVSGRIVFQGPNDKLTHDMKFGADFVTGVAIQWQNGKQVTVWPPAVSSVQLAFPSFVSAKQK, encoded by the coding sequence ATGTGGCGCATCAACAGGCGGTTGCTCGCCGCCAGCCTTCTTGCTCCTTCGAGCGCTTTGCATTCGCCAGCGATCGCGCAGGCCCAAAGCGCGACCGATCCGATAAAGATCGGCGTCATGGCTAAATTCGCGCAGATCAACGGCGCGGCAATCCTCAATGGCGCGCGGCTTGCCGTCGATGAAATCAACGCCGCAGGCGGTGTGAAGGGGCGCAAGATCGAGCTGATCTCGTACGACGATCAGGGTTCGGCGAGTGACGCCATTCTCGCGTTCCAGCGAGCCGTCCGGCAGGACCGCGTCCATGCAATGGTCGGCACATTCCTCAGCGAAATCGCAATCGCGATGACGCCTTGGGCGGCGCGCCTTAAAGTTCCCTACATCGTGACCGGCGCCGGCGCCGATCAAGTCGGGCAGCTCGTTCACGATAACTATCCCGCCTACAAATACGTTTTCCGCACAATTCTGCCGGCTAGCTCGACGGCTCAGGGGGTATGCGACTCTGTGCGCGATCTGGCCGTGCGCCAACTTGGCTACAAGACGGCGGTCCTGCTCACGGAGGATGCCGCATGGACGCGCAGCTATGATGAGTTTCTGAAAACATGCTTGCCCGCGGCAGGCTTGAAGTTTGTGGACGCAATCAAGGTTGCGACGGACACCACCGATTTCACACCTATTTTCCAGAAGATCGAAGCCGCGAAAGCAGACGTCATCGTCACTGGGCTCGGCATCGTCGGCAATAAGCCTGTGGTGCAATGGAACAATCAACAGGTTCCGATGCCGCTCATGGGATACAACGCCCAGGCCGGCGCCAGCGCGTTTTGGAATGAAACAAGCGGTGCGACGAACGGTCTGGTGACGTTCACAGCGGCGTCAGAAAGCGCTCCGCTCACTCCTAAGACAGTACCTTTCGCGCGCAACTATCTCGCGCGCTTCAACGGCACGCCGGCCGCGCATTCTTACGCGACGTATGATGCGATTTATCTGCTTAAAGACGCGATCGAGCGAAGCGGTTCGTCGGACGCCGACGCGATAGCTACGGCGCTTGAAGCGGCAGACTATGTCGGCGTCAGCGGTCGGATCGTCTTTCAGGGGCCCAACGACAAGCTGACTCATGACATGAAATTCGGCGCTGACTTCGTCACCGGAGTCGCCATTCAATGGCAGAACGGAAAGCAAGTAACGGTTTGGCCGCCGGCGGTATCCAGCGTTCAACTGGCTTTCCCGAGCTTCGTCTCGGCAAAGCAGAAGTGA
- a CDS encoding branched-chain amino acid ABC transporter permease, whose translation MTSLAEQRRPSAIMVKSGSIAALAVLAALPFVGTPEYVVGILTLGLFFAVFAMSWDLLFGYAGEANFGATFLIGTGAYTAALLSSNGIASPVVCVAAGAVAAVVAGAALALPALRLRGPYFGLVTLVAVLILRQLIILFSPYTGGEIGIAVPGVLSLSVAINYEIALGCAAFTAGVLLFLVRSPFGLILEAIGQDSLNAQAMGFNIVKYKLAAFCYSAFFSGLAGGLMTFYLGTASVNVFVDAAVGVQIIIGAIIGGRRTILGPALGAVFLTVAGEYMRPLGSLSELIVAIVAVLVLLFLPGGLLGLITMFRRAR comes from the coding sequence ATGACCTCTCTAGCCGAGCAGCGCAGGCCCAGTGCGATCATGGTCAAGTCGGGTTCCATTGCCGCGCTAGCCGTGCTTGCGGCGCTGCCTTTCGTTGGCACGCCTGAATATGTCGTCGGCATTCTAACATTGGGCCTGTTCTTCGCGGTTTTTGCGATGAGCTGGGACCTTCTCTTCGGCTATGCCGGCGAAGCGAATTTCGGGGCGACGTTCCTGATCGGAACGGGGGCATATACGGCCGCGTTGCTCTCCAGCAATGGAATCGCCTCGCCGGTCGTCTGCGTCGCCGCCGGCGCTGTCGCAGCAGTCGTCGCGGGCGCAGCGCTCGCGCTGCCCGCCCTTCGCTTGCGTGGTCCTTATTTCGGCCTCGTCACGCTGGTCGCCGTGCTCATTCTGCGACAGCTCATCATCTTGTTCTCGCCATACACTGGTGGCGAGATCGGAATTGCGGTGCCAGGCGTCCTGTCTCTCAGCGTCGCGATCAACTACGAGATAGCGCTCGGCTGCGCGGCGTTCACGGCCGGCGTCCTCCTTTTCCTCGTGAGATCGCCGTTCGGATTGATTTTGGAGGCTATCGGTCAGGACAGCCTCAATGCACAAGCCATGGGATTCAACATCGTCAAATATAAGCTCGCAGCGTTCTGCTACAGCGCGTTCTTCTCTGGCCTCGCTGGCGGGTTGATGACTTTCTATCTCGGAACTGCGTCGGTGAATGTCTTTGTCGACGCAGCGGTGGGCGTGCAAATCATCATCGGCGCAATCATAGGAGGTCGGAGAACCATTCTGGGACCGGCGCTCGGCGCGGTGTTTCTCACGGTGGCCGGCGAATATATGCGCCCTCTGGGATCGCTGAGTGAACTCATCGTAGCAATAGTTGCCGTGCTGGTTCTCCTCTTCCTTCCAGGCGGACTTCTCGGGCTGATTACAATGTTCCGGAGAGCTCGCTGA
- a CDS encoding acyl CoA:acetate/3-ketoacid CoA transferase translates to MRNKFMSADQAIGLIKDGDTVALIGGGGGLVEPTHLFRAVSRRFLTTRAPRDLTVVHALGIGDKRAEGMNHFAHEGLVKRVIGGHWVWSPKMQEMARDEKIEAYVLPSGCVMQLYREIAGKRPGLFTHVGLGTFVDPRQLGGKMNASAREDLVEVVTIGGRELLWYKSFPINVAIIRGSFGDPDGNISLDQEAANVDIFAAALAAHNSGGIVIAQVRTAVDLNSLPARSVRIPGAIVDAVVVDPEQQMSYELPYDPLISGELRGPIVLDPPEPANIRSLIAERAYHELREGDVINFGVGIGEGVAKMMAERGEVGRFYQTIEHGTYGGSLLVGMLFGFARSPSAMIDGPSQFDFYSGGGLDTAFLGFGELDQNGDVNVSKLGGLTVGPGGFMDIAQNAKRVIFCGTFDAKGGQIEIGDGRLRIVRQGAVRKLVAKVEQVTYSGKQALKLGHEALFVTERAVFRLTDDGVVLEEVAPGVNIQTDILDRMGFAPRIPRQPALMRAELFR, encoded by the coding sequence ATGCGCAATAAATTTATGTCGGCCGATCAGGCCATCGGACTCATCAAGGATGGGGACACGGTTGCCCTGATTGGCGGCGGCGGTGGGCTCGTCGAGCCGACGCATCTCTTTCGCGCCGTTTCGCGCCGCTTTCTCACAACCCGCGCGCCGCGCGACCTCACGGTTGTCCACGCGCTCGGGATCGGTGACAAGAGAGCTGAGGGCATGAACCATTTCGCCCATGAAGGCTTGGTCAAGCGCGTGATCGGCGGTCACTGGGTGTGGTCGCCAAAGATGCAAGAAATGGCGCGCGATGAAAAAATCGAGGCCTATGTTCTACCAAGCGGCTGCGTCATGCAGCTCTACCGTGAGATCGCCGGCAAACGACCGGGGCTCTTCACCCACGTTGGCCTTGGAACGTTCGTGGACCCGCGCCAGCTCGGCGGGAAGATGAACGCTTCGGCGCGAGAAGACCTTGTGGAAGTGGTGACGATCGGGGGCCGCGAGCTCCTTTGGTACAAATCGTTTCCGATCAATGTTGCGATCATACGCGGATCATTCGGTGATCCCGACGGCAATATCAGCCTTGATCAGGAGGCGGCGAACGTCGATATTTTTGCGGCGGCGCTCGCTGCGCATAATTCCGGCGGGATCGTGATCGCGCAGGTGCGCACAGCGGTTGACCTCAATTCGCTGCCGGCGCGTTCCGTTCGAATTCCGGGCGCAATCGTCGATGCGGTTGTGGTCGATCCCGAGCAGCAGATGAGCTATGAGCTGCCCTACGATCCGCTGATCTCGGGGGAATTGCGCGGGCCCATCGTCCTCGATCCGCCAGAACCAGCCAACATCCGTTCGCTGATTGCCGAGCGCGCGTACCACGAACTGCGCGAAGGCGACGTCATCAATTTTGGCGTTGGCATCGGCGAGGGCGTCGCCAAGATGATGGCGGAGCGGGGTGAGGTCGGCCGGTTCTATCAGACGATCGAGCATGGAACCTATGGCGGGTCGTTGCTCGTGGGCATGCTTTTTGGCTTTGCGCGCAGCCCTTCGGCGATGATCGATGGTCCCTCCCAGTTTGATTTCTATTCGGGAGGTGGGCTCGACACGGCGTTTCTCGGCTTTGGCGAGCTTGATCAGAACGGCGACGTGAATGTCTCGAAGCTTGGCGGGCTCACCGTAGGGCCGGGTGGCTTCATGGACATCGCGCAAAATGCCAAGCGCGTCATCTTCTGCGGAACGTTTGACGCCAAAGGTGGGCAGATCGAAATCGGGGACGGGCGGCTCCGGATCGTTCGGCAAGGTGCTGTTCGCAAGCTTGTCGCCAAGGTCGAACAGGTCACCTATTCGGGAAAACAGGCGCTCAAGCTTGGCCACGAGGCGCTGTTTGTAACCGAGCGCGCTGTCTTTCGTCTCACCGACGATGGCGTTGTGCTCGAGGAAGTCGCGCCGGGAGTGAACATCCAGACCGATATCCTGGACCGGATGGGGTTCGCGCCCCGCATTCCCCGCCAGCCAGCACTGATGCGTGCCGAACTGTTTCGTTGA
- a CDS encoding SDR family oxidoreductase, with protein MSRDLSDLNILITGAGRGIGRAAAELLADGGANVGVADVNSEAAVATTEEIRSRGGCASHYIADLSDEVAFSAIAAEFAAQSGGFIDAIINNAMWIRYEPIEDVTASTLDRMLGIGIKAPVWGAQALMRHRRHLGASLINLASPAADQGYPRTAIYAAVKGGIVAMTRALAVELGPKGVRVNAVAPGAVPTPGARAIVDDAGYEARKNKTPLGRLCSERDVANAIAFLLSPQASFITGEVLHVDGGISVSAG; from the coding sequence ATGTCGCGGGATCTCTCGGACCTGAACATTCTCATTACCGGCGCCGGCCGGGGCATTGGACGGGCCGCCGCCGAGCTGCTGGCGGACGGGGGCGCGAATGTTGGAGTTGCAGACGTCAACTCCGAAGCAGCCGTCGCGACAACAGAAGAGATTCGCTCACGCGGGGGCTGCGCATCTCATTATATCGCCGATCTCTCAGATGAAGTGGCTTTCTCTGCGATCGCCGCAGAGTTTGCGGCGCAATCGGGAGGCTTCATTGACGCCATTATCAACAACGCAATGTGGATTCGGTACGAACCAATTGAAGACGTCACGGCGTCAACTCTCGATCGCATGCTCGGCATCGGGATCAAGGCCCCAGTCTGGGGCGCGCAGGCGCTCATGCGCCATCGACGCCATCTTGGCGCTTCATTGATAAATCTTGCTTCGCCTGCGGCCGACCAAGGGTATCCACGAACGGCCATTTATGCCGCGGTGAAGGGTGGAATCGTCGCGATGACGCGCGCATTAGCGGTTGAGCTCGGTCCCAAGGGCGTTCGTGTGAACGCCGTCGCCCCCGGCGCTGTGCCAACTCCAGGAGCGCGCGCCATAGTGGACGATGCAGGCTACGAAGCTCGAAAGAACAAGACGCCTCTTGGTCGTCTATGCAGCGAACGAGACGTAGCGAATGCAATAGCTTTTTTGCTGTCGCCTCAGGCTTCCTTCATCACCGGCGAAGTGCTTCACGTCGACGGTGGGATTTCGGTGTCGGCTGGCTGA
- a CDS encoding NAD(P)-dependent oxidoreductase, which yields MTTKVLQIGFIGLGAMGWPMASRLISAGHNLTAYDAAPGRSQSFASEVGGHAAISAAEVAKSSDFIVTMLPTSAHVASVLGGENGLLSACRPKTLIIEMSSGAPASTKEFGERVLSFDCRLIDAPVSGGVPRARTGELSIMVGGDDDDIARAESLLAHLGTSILRTGALGTAHAMKALNNLVSAATFLATVEALCIGKKAGLNPSRMVDILNVSTGMSNSSQKKMHQFVLSGNYNSGFGLDLMVKDLATAIGLARDVDATAPLSALCRDIWQEAAAFLGPGKDHTALARLVERTASTSLLPQN from the coding sequence ATGACCACTAAAGTACTTCAGATCGGGTTTATAGGCCTCGGCGCTATGGGTTGGCCGATGGCCAGCCGCCTCATCTCAGCAGGGCACAACTTAACGGCCTACGACGCCGCGCCTGGACGCTCGCAAAGCTTCGCGTCGGAAGTTGGCGGCCATGCAGCAATTTCCGCGGCAGAGGTAGCGAAAAGCTCGGACTTTATAGTCACTATGCTTCCAACGAGCGCGCACGTCGCAAGCGTGCTCGGAGGTGAAAACGGCCTTCTATCCGCTTGTCGGCCGAAGACGCTGATCATCGAGATGAGCTCGGGCGCGCCCGCTTCAACCAAAGAATTCGGCGAACGCGTGCTCTCATTCGATTGCAGACTGATCGACGCGCCTGTTTCCGGTGGCGTGCCTCGTGCGCGCACCGGCGAACTGTCCATCATGGTTGGCGGAGATGATGATGATATTGCGCGCGCCGAATCTTTGCTGGCCCATCTCGGAACGTCAATTCTTCGAACTGGAGCGCTCGGCACCGCGCACGCCATGAAAGCGCTGAATAATCTCGTCTCGGCGGCGACGTTCCTGGCGACCGTCGAAGCGCTCTGCATCGGAAAGAAAGCCGGCCTCAATCCTTCCCGGATGGTCGACATTCTCAACGTCTCAACGGGCATGAGCAACTCTTCACAAAAGAAGATGCATCAATTCGTTCTGTCCGGGAACTACAATTCCGGATTTGGGCTGGATCTGATGGTGAAAGATCTGGCGACGGCCATCGGGTTGGCGCGCGATGTTGACGCCACGGCGCCACTATCCGCTCTTTGTCGGGATATCTGGCAGGAAGCCGCGGCATTTCTCGGGCCCGGCAAAGATCACACGGCTCTCGCAAGGCTCGTGGAGCGCACCGCCTCTACATCTCTCCTGCCACAAAATTAG
- a CDS encoding branched-chain amino acid ABC transporter permease, whose translation MLVQLLVSGLLISAVYALATTGFTLLYGVSGILNLSHGTTLATAGMIAWYLGGKGWIGPSGAILVGVASGVAVGLLTYLLIIKPIQRMPGLTVNDEHVFMLVGTLLWTIILQEALSHIFGDVPVSIPQLAPGVINVLGVRTPISSLLVAVIAWGVIGLLWFYVTQTRAGKSVLAASINPRGLVLCGFSLKSIYRIVWAVYGAMAGLAGVLVAMILGVSPSGGLELTATAFSIVILGGLGSVGGSLIAANLIGFVETATAYLVGPSLRSLPALLILIVVLYFRPQGLFGRR comes from the coding sequence ATGTTGGTGCAACTGCTGGTGAGCGGCCTCCTGATCAGCGCGGTGTACGCGCTGGCGACGACGGGATTCACGCTGCTTTACGGAGTTAGTGGAATTCTCAACTTGTCGCATGGCACGACGCTCGCGACGGCTGGCATGATCGCATGGTATCTCGGAGGAAAGGGCTGGATCGGGCCGTCTGGCGCAATTCTTGTCGGGGTCGCAAGTGGCGTCGCGGTTGGATTGCTCACCTATCTTCTGATCATCAAGCCCATCCAGCGAATGCCGGGCCTTACTGTCAATGACGAGCATGTTTTCATGCTCGTCGGCACGCTCCTTTGGACCATCATTCTTCAGGAAGCGCTCTCTCACATCTTTGGTGACGTACCCGTCAGCATTCCGCAACTCGCGCCGGGCGTCATCAACGTCCTGGGGGTGAGAACGCCGATATCGAGTCTTCTTGTGGCGGTGATCGCGTGGGGAGTCATCGGACTCTTGTGGTTTTATGTAACGCAGACGCGCGCAGGCAAGTCAGTCCTCGCGGCCTCGATCAATCCCCGCGGCCTGGTTCTCTGCGGCTTCAGCCTGAAAAGCATCTATCGTATCGTTTGGGCGGTTTATGGCGCCATGGCCGGGCTGGCGGGCGTGCTTGTGGCGATGATCCTCGGCGTTTCACCAAGCGGCGGGCTGGAGCTGACCGCAACGGCGTTCTCGATCGTCATCCTGGGCGGGCTGGGAAGCGTCGGCGGTTCGCTCATAGCCGCGAATCTCATTGGGTTCGTGGAGACTGCGACGGCGTATCTGGTCGGCCCTTCATTGCGCAGCTTGCCGGCGCTGCTGATTCTCATCGTCGTGCTTTACTTCCGCCCACAAGGGCTTTTCGGCAGGCGCTGA
- a CDS encoding MaoC family dehydratase yields MLPGNFFDDIKIGDEQRTPRVTVTEGHILAYAGVAGDFSPVHLDEVYARTTEFGGRIAHGLMGLSLTDGLKVQSAFFRDGIALGWSWNFKRPIRIGDTLQVKFTIRDARISKSMPGMGILFIDMQLLNQNDEIVQEGEHRLMVPRRPEPSSGE; encoded by the coding sequence ATGCTTCCCGGAAATTTTTTCGACGACATTAAAATAGGCGATGAACAGCGCACCCCGCGCGTGACGGTAACAGAAGGCCATATTCTGGCCTACGCCGGGGTTGCAGGAGACTTCTCGCCGGTCCATCTCGATGAGGTTTACGCGCGCACCACTGAATTTGGCGGGCGAATCGCCCACGGCCTGATGGGCCTATCGCTTACCGACGGTTTGAAAGTTCAATCTGCGTTCTTTCGCGACGGCATCGCGCTGGGATGGAGCTGGAACTTCAAACGGCCGATCAGGATCGGCGATACGCTGCAGGTCAAGTTCACAATCCGGGACGCTCGGATTTCTAAGAGCATGCCCGGAATGGGGATTCTGTTTATCGACATGCAGCTGCTCAACCAGAACGACGAGATTGTGCAGGAAGGGGAGCATCGTCTTATGGTTCCCCGCCGCCCCGAACCCTCCAGTGGGGAGTGA
- a CDS encoding GntR family transcriptional regulator, translating into MDLLPNQTSGEQRSLHVAPLPTLRQQVVERIREAIETGQFPAGARLIERDLCERMGVSRTSIREALRDLEAAGLIVTQPNKGPIVPIVTPEMAKAIYQVRTVLEGLAARLFARHATSAQIAALKDSVERLAAVYDNYTAAGFLSAKSEFYRILLEGAGNPVATEMLQGIHTRVSQLRATSLSNPSRAQASLAEIREFVAALAERNEEAAWHLCTHHIQNASDAALKMLETSTKNAAEMQPSQIQKPRKTAPKTAAR; encoded by the coding sequence ATGGATTTGCTTCCCAATCAGACATCGGGAGAACAGCGGTCCCTACACGTGGCGCCGCTGCCGACATTGCGGCAGCAAGTCGTCGAACGAATTCGGGAAGCGATCGAAACCGGACAGTTTCCGGCAGGCGCCCGCCTGATTGAACGCGACCTCTGCGAGCGCATGGGGGTCTCGCGCACATCGATTCGTGAGGCATTGCGCGATCTTGAGGCGGCTGGGCTCATTGTCACCCAGCCGAACAAGGGGCCGATTGTACCGATCGTCACGCCGGAAATGGCGAAAGCGATCTATCAGGTGCGGACGGTTCTTGAAGGGCTTGCAGCCCGGCTTTTCGCCCGGCACGCCACTTCGGCGCAAATCGCTGCGCTGAAAGATAGCGTGGAGCGGCTTGCCGCTGTGTACGACAACTATACCGCTGCGGGATTTCTGAGCGCAAAATCGGAATTTTATCGAATTTTGCTCGAAGGCGCAGGCAATCCCGTCGCTACAGAAATGTTGCAGGGGATCCACACGCGCGTCTCTCAATTGCGTGCGACATCACTTTCCAATCCATCGCGCGCCCAGGCTTCTCTGGCGGAGATCCGAGAATTCGTCGCAGCTCTCGCGGAGCGAAACGAGGAGGCGGCTTGGCATCTCTGCACGCATCACATTCAAAATGCGTCTGACGCCGCCCTAAAGATGCTCGAGACGTCGACGAAAAACGCTGCGGAGATGCAACCCTCGCAGATCCAGAAGCCGCGTAAGACGGCGCCGAAAACGGCCGCCAGATAG
- a CDS encoding N-acyl homoserine lactonase family protein, producing the protein MSPAYEVFAIRYATSGPGRVRRQNFIEASDPHDSPMPLDYYVWAIIGAGRVIVVDTGFGPEAAEKRGRALLRRPVEALKAAGIDPDAVEDVIITHLHYDHAGCLESFPRARFHLQDAEMRYATGRYMCHACLRQPFEAEDVVSVVRLLYRERVQFHDGDSEIAPGVSVHRVGGHTGGLQVVRVQTQRGPLVLASDAFHFSENRMRRNPFPLVFHVGEMLEGYRRCEELANGDCDKLIPGHDPEVRRRWPRLRQEDSDIVCLHEAPSGQWGQPADTEIPPST; encoded by the coding sequence ATGAGTCCCGCATACGAAGTTTTCGCAATCCGCTATGCGACGTCTGGTCCCGGCAGGGTGCGACGTCAGAATTTCATCGAGGCATCGGACCCGCACGATTCGCCGATGCCGCTCGACTATTATGTCTGGGCGATTATCGGGGCAGGGCGCGTTATCGTTGTCGATACGGGCTTCGGGCCCGAGGCCGCCGAGAAGCGCGGTCGCGCCTTGTTGCGCCGGCCCGTTGAAGCGTTGAAAGCGGCGGGCATCGATCCCGACGCTGTCGAAGACGTGATTATCACTCATCTACACTATGATCATGCGGGTTGTCTCGAAAGCTTCCCTCGCGCGCGCTTCCATCTCCAGGACGCGGAAATGAGATATGCGACGGGACGCTACATGTGCCACGCATGTCTGCGACAGCCTTTCGAAGCAGAAGATGTCGTCAGCGTGGTTCGTCTTCTCTATCGTGAACGCGTCCAATTCCATGATGGCGACAGCGAGATCGCGCCGGGAGTCAGTGTTCATCGCGTTGGCGGACATACCGGCGGCTTGCAGGTCGTCCGCGTTCAAACCCAGCGCGGGCCGCTTGTTTTGGCCTCAGACGCCTTCCACTTCTCCGAGAACAGGATGCGCCGCAATCCCTTTCCCCTTGTCTTCCATGTCGGTGAGATGCTTGAGGGCTATCGTCGCTGCGAAGAACTTGCCAACGGCGATTGCGACAAACTGATTCCTGGCCATGATCCGGAGGTGCGGCGACGGTGGCCGCGACTGCGGCAGGAAGACTCCGATATCGTCTGTCTGCACGAAGCGCCAAGCGGGCAATGGGGTCAGCCAGCCGACACCGAAATCCCACCGTCGACGTGA